From Topomyia yanbarensis strain Yona2022 chromosome 1, ASM3024719v1, whole genome shotgun sequence, one genomic window encodes:
- the LOC131676233 gene encoding uncharacterized protein LOC131676233 — protein MVEHNNNNGPTVLPRSHTLQQSQQLPQQAVLTCPHLGTLSSIVGSAGPPVAITSMKLLDCLTLSTFIFSKCLATTCTVLHYYSFDDGDLVTGFLATGTFCGFIVILTTVMIGYLMKAHIHRRLNLFYSLLGCGLFLTSGVFIIKAWEHAYRTRTRDLAITKGSVALINGVIFLMDAIFTFRDRK, from the exons ATGGTGgaacataataataataatggccCGACCGTCCTTCCAAGAAGCCACACTCTGCAGCAATCGCAGCAACTACCACAGCAGGCTGTGCTGACCTGCCCACACCTGGGCACTCTGTCGTCCATCGTTGGAAGTGCTGGACCCCCCGTCGCCATCACCAGTA TGAAGTTGTTGGACTGTCTGACCTTATCCACCTTTATTTTTTCCAAGTGCTTGGCCACAACCTGCACGGTTCTGCACTACTACAGCTTTGACGATGGCGACCTGGTCACAGGATTTCTCGCAACCGGTACATTCTGTGGATTCATCGTCATCCTGACCACAGTAATGATCG GCTACCTCATGAAGGCACACATCCACCGCCGATTGAACCTATTCTACAGCCTACTTGGATGCGGTCTGTTTCTTACCTCCGGAGTGTTCATCATCAAAGCCTGGGAGCACGCCTATCGGACGCGAACTCGGGACCTGGCAATCACCAAGGGTTCGGTGGCGCTCATCAACGGGGTTATCTTCCTGATGGATGCCATTTTTACCTTTCGCGACCGGAAGTGA